Proteins from one Leptonema illini DSM 21528 genomic window:
- the ccmI gene encoding c-type cytochrome biogenesis protein CcmI — protein sequence MTQLIGILSVIAILILIAFLFWPVLRDSSGNDFYRTGITKKKERQTREEFLLRRIADLDLDRDSGKLSAEEHAELIRPLREELDAVVGAARADAESADAGKTDGRTRTPVALLFLFAGMALAPALHAAPVAVEGRIINGTTGQPARVEQLELLKIQEGMQVVETLKAAGPNFRFTPIEQAGAPLLVRATYAGDSFISVIPPVERPGQEALQTDLTVYERGARIDDIEFHSGLQISRLREGLDVTLVYAINNNSKPGRSFDISDLTFPVPADAKELRVSVAHQSGGMPVTLEPETVTGGIRLKRALRPGMSELSIRFVTDTHIFKDRVDFTKDLLVNRGDGRPFFRVLIWRPADAIPAITGGNGTELDIPNLGKAMQVVYDEDEVIYEFKAGGIWFENPMASDENPIFDHPWKSGIGVLLGLTILLLFLSILTGSKFRLTRDEK from the coding sequence ATGACTCAACTGATCGGTATTCTCAGCGTTATTGCCATCCTTATTCTTATCGCCTTTCTCTTCTGGCCCGTTCTTCGAGATAGCTCGGGTAACGACTTCTATCGCACAGGCATCACGAAGAAGAAAGAACGCCAGACGCGCGAAGAGTTTCTGCTGCGCCGCATCGCCGACCTCGATCTCGATCGCGATAGCGGCAAGCTCAGCGCCGAGGAACATGCAGAATTGATCCGCCCGCTTCGCGAAGAGCTTGATGCCGTCGTCGGCGCCGCTCGTGCCGATGCCGAAAGTGCGGATGCTGGCAAAACCGATGGACGCACTCGAACGCCCGTAGCATTGCTCTTTCTCTTCGCCGGCATGGCACTGGCACCGGCGCTTCATGCAGCTCCAGTCGCCGTCGAAGGCCGCATCATCAACGGAACAACCGGACAGCCGGCTCGCGTAGAGCAGCTTGAGCTTCTGAAGATCCAGGAAGGCATGCAGGTCGTCGAAACGCTAAAAGCGGCCGGGCCGAATTTTCGCTTCACACCGATCGAACAGGCCGGAGCGCCGCTGCTTGTGCGGGCGACCTATGCGGGCGATAGCTTCATATCGGTGATCCCACCCGTTGAAAGGCCCGGACAGGAAGCGCTGCAAACGGACCTCACCGTCTACGAACGCGGAGCTCGCATCGACGATATCGAGTTCCATTCCGGATTGCAGATCTCCAGGCTGCGAGAAGGCCTCGACGTCACTCTTGTATATGCCATCAACAACAACTCAAAGCCGGGGCGCTCTTTCGACATATCTGATCTGACCTTTCCCGTGCCCGCCGACGCAAAAGAGCTGCGCGTCAGCGTCGCCCATCAGTCGGGCGGTATGCCCGTCACTCTCGAACCCGAGACCGTAACTGGCGGCATCCGGCTCAAGCGGGCGCTACGTCCCGGTATGTCTGAGCTGTCCATACGTTTCGTCACCGATACGCATATCTTCAAAGACCGCGTCGATTTCACGAAGGATCTGCTCGTGAACCGCGGCGACGGCCGGCCCTTCTTTCGCGTGCTGATCTGGCGACCGGCCGATGCCATCCCCGCAATCACGGGAGGCAATGGAACGGAGCTTGACATCCCGAATCTTGGCAAGGCCATGCAGGTCGTATACGACGAAGATGAAGTGATCTACGAATTCAAGGCCGGCGGCATCTGGTTTGAGAATCCGATGGCATCGGACGAAAATCCGATCTTCGATCACCCCTGGAAAAGCGGCATCGGAGTGCTTCTCGGTCTGACCATTCTGCTGCTCTTTCTCTCCATTCTCACGGGATCGAAGTTCCGACTGACGCGCGACGAGAAATAA